The nucleotide window TAGACTCGCCTCTCTTATACATTTCTTCGATCATTTTTATTTCGTCACTATTTAGTTTCCTGACCCTCCTTCCTAAATTATGTCTCTGCAATATTCTTAGGACTGTTGATTCACTTACATGGAGTTCTTTACTGATAGCCCTAGCACTCTTACCTTGTTTTGCAAACTCTATAATTTTACTCTCATCAACCTTATTGTTCCTGAGTTTTACTCCAGACTTAATTAAGACATTTCTAACTTTCCCGTAGCTTAACCCTGTAAGAGAGGATATATTTCTTATAGAGTAACCTTGTTCATAAAGCAACTTGATTTTTTCTTCTATTTCACTTTGCATAATGATTAGACCAATACCACTTAAAATAAACTTTTTCCAGATTTATCGTGTGTTAACTAGGTAGAGAAAACTGTAGGGGTTAAAAAAGAAGTGAACCCTTATAACAAATTATTTTTGCCCGTAATCGCTTTAAGTTTAAAGGGTCTTGATAAATAGTTAGTTTGATGGACACCCTTTACATCGTATTAATAGGAACCTTGATGGGTCTATCAATAGCTGCTCCTCCAGGTCCT belongs to Stygiolobus caldivivus and includes:
- the cbp1 gene encoding CRISPR DNA repeat-binding protein Cbp1 codes for the protein MMQSEIEEKIKLLYEQGYSIRNISSLTGLSYGKVRNVLIKSGVKLRNNKVDESKIIEFAKQGKSARAISKELHVSESTVLRILQRHNLGRRVRKLNSDEIKMIEEMYKRGESIYKIAKQLGKSTNLVVYHLKKMGLYKSIHESSSTSL